The following is a genomic window from Elaeis guineensis isolate ETL-2024a chromosome 10, EG11, whole genome shotgun sequence.
CCTATTTGattatcttctctctctttcttagtTTCAGAATCACTTGTTAGTTCAACTGTTATAATCACAGTAAGACTTTAATCTAAACCTGCCCACACAGCAATCATGACTTGCTTGAATGTGCTCAAAGATCCAAGAACTCTGCTGCTGGGAAATGTTTCAAGTTGGCATTTAAAGAGGGTACTTTAGACACTGATTCAATGCAACTGAGTCACCTTGTGGTTCAAACTAAGGTCTTAGAGGGACAAGAGCTAGAAGATCAGGTACCAACTATAAAGAAATGATGTAAAGGAGGGCAGAAGATAGAGCCTTCCTTGATGAAAACAATGACCATACAGACGTGATGTTTCactatttttgtcatacaaactGTAGCATTTTCACCTAAAAACAGGTCACTTTTCTAACAGTTTTCCTTAGATGAATTGCAATTCCCCTCACTTCCAAAATGAGAATGTCCAACATCATCATGCTTGACCAAAAATTAGCAAAACTATCCTAAGTTCAAcaactaaccttttttttttgagaatatgaTGGGGTTGCCACCTTCATTTTGTAAACAGTTGAAGTGGATATCAGCATATACTGATATTCATGTACTTGAGAACAAAAAAGAAAAGTAAGAAGAGAATAGATTATCTACTACTCAACGTGATCTTCTTGTGCCTATCAAGGTAGCAACAAAAGTTTGATGAAACTGATCTCTACTTATTCCAAAACAATGTGCTGGTGAATTTCAAAGATTAAGTTAGGCCAGACTCACTTTGAGTTTTTTCACACTACTAATTTTGAATCTTGTGCTGCTTCAACACTGGCATTCCCTTGAACCCGTTTGAAATGCATTATCAGTAAATATCTGATGGCAAATTGCTTTACAAAAGGCTTAGCTTCCATAGTAATGTACCTCCATTCCCCATTTGATATAATCTGGTGATTCGCATGCCTTATATTCATCAACCAAGCTTTCTATTATTTCTCGAGATTCATCGAATTCAGAAAGGTCATTATCCTGTTCAGGATAGAACAAAACTCACAGAAATCAAACTGATTCAAATATAGTGAATTTATCAAAAGTCAACACATTGTTTATGCATGCAAATGCATACATGTACTAGTCAAATTTAGAAGATCAGTGTTCTGCTTTGGACAGCTCAAACTTGAAGACATCAGAATGAAAGGCATGGACGGAGCTTGTTATAGATAAGCATATTTTCCATGTATACGTGTGCAATGCAGACAGACATACATGTGCAGGTATGCCTACAGAGAGGGACTACCATGGTATCAGTTAGCAGTGCAACATGACTACGTAACTGAAAACAAATGTTACAATAACAGAAATCAACAGCTAGGATAATCCATTGAAATTGCATCTAACTTTAATTACATACTTCTAGTTCAAGAAATGTGGGGTATAGCTTAAGTTGACTATCCAGCAAGCATGACATAAAAAAGGATCGCTTTGAGAAGTGCAAGAATAACCATGTTTTATTGTGTGTTCCATACATCTGTTCTTGAGAATACATTAGTATACAAAGCACATGGAACAAACTCCTGAGGCCATCCAAATGGAAAGAAGCTTACTTGCAAGTATCATCATGCTACTGCCATCAGTCGTGATGTCTTTACCAGATCATCCAAATTTTATGAATATCTAGAAACTAGTGACCTAAATTCATTTCATCCAGATGGTTTTCTTCCATTTACGTGACTGTTGCTGCTTCTTGCCATTTTACAGAACTGGTTTTACTGAAGTACATTATACTTTTTAGAgagaggtagagagagaaagagagctcaTGCCCCCAAGGAGGAGGAAAGCCCTACCATGGAAGTTGTGACAACTAAATTACTAAACCGCCAATTGTCCAGGAAGTCAGACATCATGGACCACAGACCAGGTCAGAGACAATTATTAGATTTGGATCACACCTTATCAAAAAAGGCCAGATAAGTAGATAAACTCCAATCAGGATACGTACACAACCAGGCTCAGAGCTTTGAACTAGCCCAATAATTGCCTAAACATTTATCACAAGATCTAGAAATAAAGTCAGCTAAAAATGAAAAGTTACATATTATATAAAAGCATCTAGGAACAACTCATGATATTTGTCAACTTACTGCAAACATTGGGAATTTTCGATAGTTGTCAAGGAAGGCTTGCTTTTTCCTCAGCTTCTCATACTGGCCTAGGCACTTGCTAAAGAGGTGCCGAATACTAGTATGGTTTGCTAGCATCAATCCACTAACCCAAAGGAGCAGGTAATTCAAATAAAACTAGTGATAATACATTAAGGTTTTATGAAAGACAATGGTGTGCTCtgtgtttcctttttctttctttccctgtGCATGTGTGTgcgcgtgagagagagagagagagagagagagagagagagagagagagagtcaaacAAGATATGATCATGttgaaaaaggataaggtggGAACAAAGAGTAGTCTTACTCTATGAGTAGTTTGTACATAAGGTGATTTTCTGGACAATGCGACCTGCAAATTATCATAACAAAGACTCAATGAACAAGAAAAGGAACCAATTTGATAAAGCAAATTGATGTATTCTTTAAATAAACCTGAATGCTAGCAGGCCCccattcaatgaagttgacaagctTCCTTTCACGTATCCTCTGTAAGCTTTCATGTACCTGACTCAATTTAAAAGCTCTAGCATGAAAAACAGCAAAGAAAATTACCAAaacagtgaaaaaaataaaatatattacataAAAACTCCAAAGCTAATCAAAATAATTGCTAATCATCTGCATGACAAAAAGAATTAGCGCCAGGTTTCACTGTTTAAAAATGTCATTATAAAGGTGATTTCAAATGTGACATACTCACATCCTTTAACAGTTTCAACTTTCGACGGtggcttttctttctttttctgtagAGGCGTTTTAGCCAAAGAAATACTAGGTGAACCAACCACATAAAAAATGGTTATTAGTAAGACCAGCATGTTTGCTTAATTGAAGTGGTCTgaatccaagagtcaatcaaccCTTTGTTTGTGTTGTGACAGATTTATTTGACCTTCACCACAACACAAACCCATCAAATTTGAACCAGTCAATAGCTAAGAAATGCAACACCAAGACAAGCTCCCATGTAATGATGATGCAGAATGTTGCAACCAACAATTAACGTGAAAGCAGACCTCTGAAAACTAGAGCGAAATTCTAAGAAATTCCTAAAATCGGATATTTGGGCACTGATTGAAGAGttgagtttatatatatatatatatacatatatatataactatCTCTTTCAAGTTGGCTTATATATCTTAAATTAACTTGTTCATTAGTGGAAGACTGGAAGCATGTGAACAGTAATGTAAAGATCTAGTTACTTTTCTTGTTCCAAGCATTAGTCTAGGTGAAAGTTCAGTTTCCattatcaaattattgaatccaaTAATTGCCCTAAGGTTGTTCCAAATTTTAGGCTTGTACAGAAAGGGTGTGCATCTGACATGCACCTTCTATTCTAGTTCATAAGATGTATGGCataattttaatgaaaaataaaatcaaaatttttgatattctgACAAAATAATGCAGGAAGGTGctttaaaatttttaggataaTAAAGTTTTCTATTGCTTGGtgaactgtaaaaaaaaaattaattgttacCAGGCAAAAGATAATGCATCAAATCtagtttttttaacaaaatataccTGTGTAGGGTCCACATCTCCTTGAATTATGTTTAATATAGAAATATATTTTGCTTGACTAGCTTCCTTTGTACGAGCATAGGAAGAGACCATGATATTCTTTGTCTGCAGGATACCAAGAAGATAACATGTTTATTTTAAAGTAGCATGAGCAATGAAATGTTTAAACAAAGAGAATAATCTTGCCTGCAGAAGTCTTCTCATAACATCTAGCACAGTAGTCTTACGTATCATGTTGACCTGATGGTACAAAAGTTTGCATCAGAAAGTCAATCTGGACACTGTTTGTGTcaccaaaatcaaaattttccCATGTAACACCTCCAGTTAGACTATAATGAAAGCAAAGGTAATAAACATTGAtccaagaaaataaaaatttacagaCAGTTGTTTCGCCAAACAAGCAATATCTAACAGTTTTGCACAAATATTGGAAAACATGATGTGAAATCTATGAATTGACTTTGCAGTTCCATTCATAAGCCCAAATACATACAAATTAAAAACAATTTTTCAAGAAATGGTCTAAGCTCAGAGAAAATCTCATGATTATCAATATATCAAGAATGCTAAGAGTCTGTTTGGAAACCCAGATACACAGCCCATCAGATAGATTCCTAAAATAGTCAAAGTTGGATGATGAGTTGAGGTGGGAAAGAAGAAATTGTTGCAATTGGGGAAACTCCCAGATTGCACAATCCCAAAAACATATGGATTCTGTATTCCTTGTAAATGTAATTTCCAGCATCTTATTCTTTTTCAGGGATTGTATGATTCAAGATTTCCCTGCAATTGAGAGAATTCGTCCACCCACACCGCCAACACCTCATCATTAGCCATGTAGACAATATTCAACAGACAAGCTGTGGAACAGGCCATAAATTTTATCCTTGAAAAATACAGAACCTTTAGAACTATTATCATTACAGATTAGATCATGCTGGGACAAAAAGTCAATTGAAAGCAAGTGAGTTCTTTGATTGAATGATGTAAGCTTTTAAATTAGAGGATATAAAGGTTTCACGACGAGTTCCAGAAAGTGTCTCctcaatcaaatttcataataAAACACCAAAATATATTCCAAAAACCTAGTCACTAATGAATTTAGGAATTGGAAACTTCAAAGTAAATGCATATCTATATTGCATTTGTTTGGTGGTTGTTTTCTGTCTTCAATTCCCATATACCAACTCTCAACATAGGAGATATAAATATTAGATACATGAAAAGTTTTATCACATCAAGATTTATTGCTATCTTAATAAGGATAGGTGACTAAATTGTTGTCTTCAAACCTTTTTATAATTATCCACCAAACTTGATTGCAATTCTAGAATACTTCCTGTAGCATTCAGAATGTCTACAGAAAAAAGCTTACTCATAAAGAATTTTAGCTTGTATAGGACGTAATATGTTCGCTTGGAAAAAGAATGCACATACTTCTTTTATACATTTCAGTCTTTATCAATGTTATTAAAGTGAATAGTATTTCAGCCAGATTAATAGAATGATACTATCCTTATATTTTTAACCAAAGCTAATGAAGATATGGAATCATATATGAAGATGGTCTAACCTGGCGCTCCACCATAAGTGGTGTATAGCCTGTCATGAGAAAATGACATCTTGGTGTCGGAATTAAAGAAGCAAGTAGACCAACCAAGTCATTATTCATGTATCGTGGATAGCGCAGAGTGGTTGTGCTTGCAGACATAACCGTAGAAACCAATGAGTTTGTTTGTGCAAAAGTAGGATTAGTTAGATGAAGGCGTTCCACAGCAATCCTATTTAGTGCCGTATTGTCAAGAACAACAACACAATCAGCATTCAGTGTCAATCGCTTTAAGGTTAAAAGCGAGTTGTAAGGCTGGACGACCACATCACTTGTTTCCATTTGATTGGGGAATACACTGTATGTTTGAACTAGCTTTTTGCTATATTGCTCATTCAGGGTCTCCAATAAATATGAACCCATACCTGTACTAGAGGAAAAGGCAAGAGAGCTAAAAAGGAGGGGATCATAGAAAATGTTGCTTTTAAGATGGCTttacatttgaaaaaaaaaaaaaaaaacaaaagaaaagaaaaaaagatgcacATTGGCAAAAAGAAAGAAACTAAGAGTTCTGCTTAGAGCATATGCACACCAACACAGTTGAAAAGGTGACCTACTGCAACTTAGCATGACAAAGATGCATATTCCACCATCATTGATGTTTTTTGATGGTAAAATGGAACTTGATATAGGAGGGAGGAGGTACTTAAGGGGCGATGTTATGTCAAACTAAGAAATGAAAGATGgaaaaaggccaaaaaaaaaaaagaactcaaTTTATCATGAAAGCAAACACTAATATTTGCTTAAATCCTTGCTTTTTGAGACCAACTCTAAGTCAATTGCAAGAAGGCCATCACAGTTGAGCTTTGACAGTGTTAAGAATGGGACCTATGGTACTTATATATTGACTTTATTCTCCGAATACCAACCAGTTCCTTTCAACCAACAAACAAGAGGAAATTTTTGCATCCAAATTCCTGACGACTAAGCCCTTGCCAAAAACGAAAGAAAAGGTCTGAAATATTAAACTATAAAAAGGTAAAAGAAACCACATCTTTGTTAATAAGTCATAACAATCAGAGATGGAGTATTGGTGGTGGAATTCCAGATGTAGGAATTTGCCAGTACTCAATTATTTTAAGCGAGCTACATTTGGTTTCCCAAAAAATTTGCCACAAGTCAATATATAGTTAGCAATTTGAACTCTAGCAATAGCTACAAAGATTTATCACCAAGCAAAGGTAAATTTTCAAAGTAGTAGTATCCATGACCCTTGTTAATTCAAAGGCAGTCCTATATTTGTCTAATTAAGAATATGACTGAGGTTGTCATGATGAATCCATAACCATATCAAGCTTGGCTGATTAGGTTGGCAAAGCAACAAAACAAGCATGATGTGCAAAGCATAAGATTGGCCCAATCCTGACTTACTTCTACAAGAGAAAGCAAGTAGATGGCTTACTTTAGTCAATTGAATGGCAGACCTGTGGACTACTATCTCAGCACAAGCTAGACTTGCATGAAGTCACTTGCCAATATAGGGGGAAAAATGAAATCTAAGCATTAGAGCTCAAAATGCACAACACAGGAAAAATATAAGTGATGAATAAGACAAGAACCTATAAACCATGCTTATAAACAtagatctttttttattttaatatataataatagcgAATATTCATTACATATGAAGACAAACAAAGGAGCGCATCAGTTATCTATGCCTTAAAAATCAGTTTACAAGATTACTTAAGAAGTTTCTTCTAAAGATGGGtcattaaatcatgctttattaCTTGTAGAATATCATTCCCAAACATGCATCATAGACCAACTCCTATGTTCCTTGTCCATCCAATATTGGCAAGAAGAGGGATATCCACTGTGCTAGCACTAGATTAACATTTAACAAAGTTCAAGCAGATTCAAGATTCATGTGGAATGGTGAGGAATCAGCAAACAATGGTTGATTAGGCAACAAGAAACAACTAAACAGTGATCCAGCAATGGACGGGATAGCATGTTGTACCTAAATATTGTCATAAAATTTTCATAGCCATGTTCAAACCAGTCAAGTAATTATTATCATGCCAAGTAATAAAAGCCCAAGACCAGCCCAATATCAGGCACTGCTTGCACCTCATGAAATTTGTTAGCTTCCCTTGTAACCAAATGACACATGCTTACTTTTAAAACCTATAGTTTAGATATCATCCATTCAAAAAACTAAGCAGCATAAAGCTCAAGGTGAGCATGTGCTTTGTAGTGCAATTATTTGTCAATATGCTCACTAAGGTTGGGGGTGCACAAATATTCATTCAATTAGAAAATATTGCCACACACTTGTAAGTTGTAACACTATGTCACATTATTTAGTAATCAACAAAAACTTAATCTTTGCAAAAGTTTCAAAAAGCATTGTAAAACTCCTAGACTAACAACTAGCAAAGCATAAGATGACTTACACAATTAGTAAATGACAACAAAGGGCCAAAACCTTCTATATAGAgctaaaatatatgaagaaagaCTGAGCAAACCATAACATGGTCTACCCAACTAGTATAGGAAATAGAAGAACAAAAATTTATGCCAACCCCAGCTAGAGTGCATTGGTCTCAACATAAATGGAAGGCCCAACTCCAAATTACCAAAAGCAATTACTTCTAGGCCTATGCTTTTCTAGAAGTTCACCAGAAATTCAAAAGACAAGCATCCCAACAACATCAAGATCACTTTTTCAACTTTTACAacacaaaagaaaacaaaaaaaattcacCTTTCTTACTTCAGCCCCCAAGTCACATTGATCCAACCATGAATAGGGAAGGATATCCTTCAACCTGCTCTCGaataacttttttaaaaaataggaaAATTGGTGAAAGTAGAGTTTAGATCCCCTTTTCTTTCATTCATGAATGataaaatcacaaaaaaaaagcTAAAATCCAATAAGAGTAAGATCTCTACTTCTACATCGATTGTTTTCAACTTCATTGCATAACTCTTGTCGAACTAGGAGATATGCGCAATCAAAATCTTCTtcgaaaagaaaatttttgcttTGACTGCCTCCATCCTAGTTTCCCCATGGAATGGACATGCCGCATTCGGATAGTCATCCCCATGGGATTTCCTAGTACTTTTTTGTGTGTGATAATAATCTAGATATGCTACATTTtcccaaaattatttttctactatttaaataattaatttatcttgaaaatattataaatttatgaaaatagaatatatatttaaaaatataatcttGTAGATTGATCCTAATCCTACAACATATCACAATTTCATACCAAAAAATGGCATGATTCaactatttttctttatttttggccAAATTATTGGCAAAAAAAAGTCAACTCACCTCGGCTACAAGCTTCTCAGTGTTAAGCAGTCAAAAGTGGTCACCAAAATACCAAATTGCATGAATGTTCTTCCCTTCAtctcctttcctctctctctttctctctttctctctcttagtTCAATGCGGATGATGCTCCTCAGATATCCTTGAAGCCTCAAAAAGGCCATAAGACAATAGAGAACTGTGTATGACACAATCCAACCTTGTTTCAATTCCCCTTAATTTTGAGAAAAGAAAATCCAGTAGCCCATGAACTGGGACAGGGGAGGGGATCACACGTATCACCCTCTATCCTAGGAAGGACCACCACGGGATGGGTAGGGTACCCGGTGTGTGATGGCATCAAGGTCCTGAGCTCGTCCCATGTCCTGCTTTCTCAAAGGAATGGAACAAAACAGC
Proteins encoded in this region:
- the LOC105052487 gene encoding tubulin gamma-2 chain — translated: MPREIITIQVGQCGNQIGMEFWKQLCPEHGIGKDGVLEDFATQGGDRKDVFFYQADDQHYIPRALLMDLEPRGINGIQNSEHRNLYNHENIFVSEHGGGAGNNWANGYHQGEQVVDDIMDMVDREADGSDSLEGFVLCHSIAGGTGSGMGSYLLETLNEQYSKKLVQTYSVFPNQMETSDVVVQPYNSLLTLKRLTLNADCVVVLDNTALNRIAVERLHLTNPTFAQTNSLVSTVMSASTTTLRYPRYMNNDLVGLLASLIPTPRCHFLMTGYTPLMVERQVNMIRKTTVLDVMRRLLQTKNIMVSSYARTKEASQAKYISILNIIQGDVDPTQVHESLQRIRERKLVNFIEWGPASIQVALSRKSPYVQTTHRVRLLFVPTLSFFNMIISCLTLSLSLSLSLSLSLSRAHTCTGKERKRKHRAHHCLS